The Pseudomonas sp. MM223 genome segment GGTACCGTTTGGGCCGTTGGGCGGGCAGGCAGAGCACCAGGTGCCGGATGAACTGGTGGGTATCAGCCGCAAGCTGCATGATTATGCCTTGGGTTTCAGTGGTGAGATGGGCTTGACCGAGCAGGAGCAGTGCTTGCTGCGCGACAGGTACGTGCACACATCGGCGAACTGGAATGCGTTGAAGGGGTTGCGCAACAGTGCGCTGGATGTGCTGTTCGTCAATCGGCCGGGGGAGGGGGGCGCGTGGTGCATGAGAACCCGGCGCCCTGAATTGTCGACAGTACGCCGCACCGCCGCTCCCACAGGCTTATGGGTCAATTCACCGCAGATTTTTCTGATTTTGTCTCAAATGGCTGTCCAGCTAGCCGCTTCGGAAATATCCTACGACCCGCGTCCTCTGCCAACACCTGTTCAGTGGGAACCCGTGTCTCTAGGCTCTATCCGTCGCCAAACAACTTGGCGATCGGGTGTGGTAGCCCGGATGCATTTTTTCCATGACAGCCTATGGCGGCTGTGCGTGGGAGGCTTTCGAGCCTGCCTGGATTGGAAAATGCCCGGGTCTACCACCTCGCGTACAGTCGCCACCCATTCACGTGGTAGTGATAGTTGGCGGCCTTGAGGAGCATTTTCCATGATGAAGAAACTAGTCCCCGATCCACCCCTACCATGCACTTCCACCCGCCCCTTCGGCCGTTGCGATGCCGGCCATGCCCCCCTTTTCACCGTCAACCCGAACATTTCCGCCGAGGACGCTCTGGTCCATGTAGCCCTGTACCTGCGCAGCGCCTACGAAACCGGCTACAAAGCTCTGGACTATATGCGCGAAGAAGGCCGTGGCATGTTCTGGTCGAACCTGCATGCGATTGAAATGGCAGAGGGTGTGATTGAGGCGATACTAGACGGCATCGAGTCGGCCCCACCACCGACAAACCGCCCCTCAAAGGCATAGTGCCGCTATCAAAGCCGACGTGGTAACTGTGGGAGCGGGCGTGCCCTAATGCCAGTCAGTTAAGCCAATCGGGGCTACTGCGCAGCCCATCGCCGGCAAGCCAGCTCCCACACCGACCGCGTCGCACTCAAGCCATGCGCTGTACCTGTGGGAGCCTGGCTTGCCGGCGATGGGCCGCAAAGCGGCCCCAATAACCTTAACTGACTGGCATTAGGGCCTGCCCGCTCATAAATATCTGCGGCGATGTATCGTCACGCTTGCCTGGTGTACTTGGCCCGGTATTCCGCTTCCAGCCTGTCGAGGAATACGAACAGCTTCTGGTTCATCTCATCCCAATGGTTGGCGCGCAGCGTGTCTGGCTGTTGCACGAAACGTCGGTCGGTGAGGGTGGCCAGTTCAGCTTCGGATGCGGCAATCAGCAGTTCGACTACTTCGCGGGTGAACTCCATATGGCACTGAAAGCCATACACCAGCGGGCTGTACTCGACAATCTGGCGCGGGCAACCATCGCTGGTGGCGAGGACTTTTGCATCAGCCGTCAGCCCTGGCATGTCGTTGTGCCAATGGCCCACATGCAGCGCCTCGCCAAAGTGGGCGACTTTGGCATTGGCTTTGCCTTCCGCTGTCAGGCTGATGGGGAATTTGCCAATCTCTTTTTCCGGGCTGTGACCGAAGCGGGCGCCCAGTGCTTCGCCGATGAGCTGGGCGCCCAGGCATACTCCGACCACAGCCTTGCCGGCAGCGATGGCTTGCTGGATCAGCCTGCATTCGGCGGCGGCATCGAAATGTGGGCATTGCGCGAGGGTGGTGGCCGGGGCCTGTGGCCCACCCAGCACGACCAACAGGTCGAATTGGCTGGAGTCCACAGGCAAGGCCTGTTTGGCGTAGACACGGGAGTAGCTGGCTTCATGGCCTCGCGTCTTTACCCAGGTTTCGTACGCGCCAGGCGCTTCGAACGATTCGTGAACGATGAAGTGGACGTTCATGGCGTATCTCTAGGGTAATGGTGCAAAAAACTGCCCGGCAGCGCGGGGCTGCCGGGCAGGCTTCTCTGGCGTCAGTTGGCTGCGCCTAGCGCTTCCAGCAAGCCCTTCAGGTAGCCGCTGCCTTGCGCATCCAGCGGTTGCAGTGGCAGGCGCGGCGCGCCGACATCCTGGCCGAGCATTTTCAGGCCGGCCTTGATGGTGGTGGGCAGGCCACGGCGGGTGATGTACTCCAGCAGCTCGAACTGGCGGTAGAACAGCGCGCGGGCTTCGGCCAGGTCGCCTTGCTGCACGGCGTCCCACAGCGCCAGGTTCAGTGCCGGGATCAGGTTGGGTGCGGCGGTGCACCAGCCCGTGGCGCCGGCCACCAGCGCTTCCAGGGTCAGCGGGTTGCAGCCGTTGTAGAACGCCACCTGGCCATTGGTGGCCTTGAACAGGCGGTGCATGCGTTGAATGTCACCGGTGCTTTCCTTGACCATGGTCACATTGGGCACTTCGCCGAGGATGCGCAGGATCAGGCTCCACCGACAGGTCGGTGCCGCTGGTGCCGGGGTTGTTGTAGAGCATGATCGGGATGTCGATGGCCGCGCCGACGGCATTGTAGTGGGCGATCACTTCGGCTTCGGTGAGCTTCCAGTAGGAAATGGGCAGCACCATCACTGCCGTGGCGCCGCAGGCCTGCGCCAGGCGGGCGCGCTGCACGGTGCGGGCGGTGGTCAGGTCGGAAACGCTGACCACGCTGGGCACGCGCCCGGCAATACGTGCCTGGCAGAAGCGCACCACGGTTTCCCATTCGCTGTCGGACAGGTAGGCCCCCTCGCCAGTGCTGCCCAGGGGTGCGATGGCGTGCACGCCGCTTGCGATCAGGCTGTCGATGGACGTGCCCAGGGCATCCAGGTCGAGCGTGCCGTCAGCCGTGAAGGGAGTGATGGTGTAGCCGATAACGCCGCGAATTACAGGTGTAGACATGACCAGGCACCTCTGCCGTTGTTGAGGAAAGAGTACAGCTTCGATCAGCCCAGGCAGTCGCCATGGGCACGCAAGGCCCGGCGCGCGTAGTAGCTGAACGCGGCGCCGTGACGTTTGGGGGTGGAGATCCAGTCGTGGGCTTCTTTGCCCAGTGCTTCGGGGATGGGGCGGATGTCACCGGCGCCCATGGCCAGCAGTTGCATCTTTGCTGCGCGCTCGAACAGCAGGGCGAGCACGCAGGCTTCCTCGATCGAGCCACCGGCAATCAGCAGGCCGTGGTGCGAAAGCAGGATCGCACGCTTGTCGCCAATCGCCTTGGCGATGATTTCACCTTCCTCGTTGCCCACCGGCACGCCGGGCCATTCCTTGAGGAATGCGCAGTCATCGAACAACGGGCACAGGTCCATGTGCGAGATGGCCAGCGGCACCTCCAGCATCGATAGGGCAGCGCTGTGCAGCGGGTGGGTGTGGATGATGCAGTTGACGTCGGGGCGGGCCCGGTACAGCCAGCTGTGGAAGCGGTTGGCAGGGTTGGCCATGCCGCGGCCTTGCAGCACGGTGAGGTCTTCGTCCACCACCAGCAGGTTGGAGGCGGCGATTTCGTCGAAGCCCAGGCCCAGTTGCTGGGTGTAATAGGTGCCAGGTTCCTGCGCACGTGCGGTGATCTGCCCGGCCAGGCCTGAGTCGTGGCCGCCGTCGAACAGGATGCGGCAGGTGAGGGCGAGTTTTTGCCGGGCGGTGTAGGTGTTGTCGGTCAGCGCCGTCAGCATCTGTTGCTGGGCGAGTTTGACCAGCTGGTCCTTGGGGGCGTGCATGGTGGTCGTCATGGGTGGTACCTGCTTGGAAAAGGGCGGGCACTGGCTGGTCGTCGTAGTGGCGTTGCCAGGACACATGGCGATCTTAATGACACAATGTGTCATTGACAAGAGATGTGTCATCACTTGCCGCAAAAACAAGAATGCGAGAAAACCTGCTACGTGGTGGCGTTCGGGTAGGTGCTGGGGGTGTAGGTGTGGGTCAAAATGCGGATGGAGGAGGCGGCAGTCGAGGGCTTAAAGGCGGGACAGGTTTCGGTGCGATGACAAGACAGTTCAGAAGGATGAAGACCCGCAATTGCGGGTCTGATCACTCAACATTTCTAATGTCCTACCATCGCAAAAGCAACCACTAGCCAGGCCGAGCCGATGATTACTAGCCAACTCGAAAAAACCAGCTTGCGCTTTAACTTTGACGGGAATTTTTTAAGCTCATTAGCACTCACTACGCCTATTCTTGAATGAAACCGAGGAAAAGTGAGTAAGCCGCAGGCCGCACAGATGACCATCCATCGTCCGCGGTAGGAATTGGTGCCTAAATAGCGCTTTATCTGCTCTAAGTAGGCATTGCTTCGTATGGAGCTGTTTACAATCTCAAATTCACGAGACCAAGCTACATAACCGCTAACGATAAGGCCAATAGCGCTCAAAGCAAAAGGCGCCGCGAGAAAGATCAGTTGGATTTTCAGTGGCCAGGTATTTATATCAATCAGCGATGGATTCATAGATCTTTTTTCCCACCATCTCCCCCACAGCTCTTCCTCAAGCGCTCATAGTTCCCAAGGTTCAACTGCTTGTTCAGAAATGCCGTTTTCAACTATCCATCCAGCTGCTGTAGAAGCCGCCGCCGTTCAGCGAAAAAGCCCGGGCTGTTCAAGTGGCCGTGGCGCATGAACTCTCGCTGGTGCAACTGCTCGATGCTGGTCAATGTATGACTGACCTGTCTTAAACCTTGATCCAACATGTCCATGTCCATGTCCATGTCCATGTCCATGTCCATGTCCACGTCCACGTCCACGTCCACGTCCACGTCCACGTCCACGCCCATGGACAGGCTGGCGTTGCTGAGCAATCCCGCAATTTCGGCCTGATGCTGCATCATGAAGTCCGCTTCGGCGTAGTCGAGTACTTCCAGCGCGCGGCGTGCATGCTCGGCAGCCGCCATCAGTGCTCCCTCTTCGCGCGTGCAGGCATTTGCGTTGTCAGGGTCACCGATAACGAAAATTTCCCCTGCCTTGAAGCCTTGCTCAAACGTCGGGTTGAGCCGCTGCAACCGGGAAATGGGTGACTGACGCGCATAAACAAACTCCCTGTGCATGGTTCAGGTTGGAAACCTAACATCAGCAAGAGAGGTTCAAGTGGCTTCAGTCGAAATTCAGAAACTTCCTACAAGCAATTTGAATTTTATTTTCTGCAATTAAATCGGATATTTCCGTGTGGCGAAACTCAACTTTCCTTCAGCACAAATTCTAGTCGTCTGGTTGTAAGCACTTGCCCGCGACCAACCCCTAAATCAGTCAGCTGGAGTGGCTTTGCCGGGGCGCTCCTACAGGGGCCACGCATACCTGCAAGCAGGCATGGTAGGGTCTGATGACACACCCACTGAAAGGAAGCCCAGGTGACCTCTGTACGCAGCTGGCTTGAATGGATGACAGCCAAAAAAACGGTATCCGAATGGGCCGACTGGCGGCGCAACGAAGCGCTGGAGTTGATTGCGCGTGCTGACCAGGACGGCAGCTGGGAGGCATTGAGCCGTCATTCCAATGGTTTTGTGCGCGAGGTGGCAGTCCGGGCATTGAGCACCGAAGCTTCGCCTCAGGCATTGGTGGCGTTGGTCGTGCGCCTGAATGACTGGGTCCCGCAGGTGCGTGAGCTGGCCGCTGCGGGTGTACTGCCCTACCTGTCCACCGACCATGTACCGTCATTGCTGCATGCACTCGACCCGTTGATGGCGCTGGCAGGCCAACAGCGCATCGACCATGGCGCCACGCTGGCCAGAGTGCGTGAGATTCTGCAGGCACCACAGGTGCGCGCCCAGGTGCTGGGCAACTTCATGGAACGCCAGGGCAAGGCGGCGCGGTTTCTGTTTGCGCTGCTGCTCGATACCGACGAGCCGGCAACGCCACTTCTGGGCAGCGCGCTAGCCCACCGCGAAATCGTGGTGCGCTGCC includes the following:
- the dapA_1 gene encoding 4-hydroxy-tetrahydrodipicolinate synthase (*Name dapA_1), which produces MVKESTGDIQRMHRLFKATNGQVAFYNGCNPLTLEALVAGATGWCTAAPNLIPALNLALWDAVQQGDLAEARALFYRQFELLEYITRRGLPTTIKAGLKMLGQDVGAPRLPLQPLDAQGSGYLKGLLEALGAAN
- the yagE gene encoding Putative 2-dehydro-3-deoxy-D-gluconate aldolase YagE (*Name yagE), giving the protein MSTPVIRGVIGYTITPFTADGTLDLDALGTSIDSLIASGVHAIAPLGSTGEGAYLSDSEWETVVRFCQARIAGRVPSVVSVSDLTTARTVQRARLAQACGATAVMVLPISYWKLTEAEVIAHYNAVGAAIDIPIMLYNNPGTSGTDLSVEPDPAHPRRSAQCDHGQGKHR
- the fucA_1 gene encoding L-fuculose phosphate aldolase (*Name fucA_1) translates to MTTTMHAPKDQLVKLAQQQMLTALTDNTYTARQKLALTCRILFDGGHDSGLAGQITARAQEPGTYYTQQLGLGFDEIAASNLLVVDEDLTVLQGRGMANPANRFHSWLYRARPDVNCIIHTHPLHSAALSMLEVPLAISHMDLCPLFDDCAFLKEWPGVPVGNEEGEIIAKAIGDKRAILLSHHGLLIAGGSIEEACVLALLFERAAKMQLLAMGAGDIRPIPEALGKEAHDWISTPKRHGAAFSYYARRALRAHGDCLG